From Rutidosis leptorrhynchoides isolate AG116_Rl617_1_P2 chromosome 3, CSIRO_AGI_Rlap_v1, whole genome shotgun sequence, a single genomic window includes:
- the LOC139896200 gene encoding aspartic proteinase 36-like has translation MPVSFHVRNPVTLAFSGAVIIVLLQAAVVLGGFPATLTLERSFPVNHRIELSKLRDRDSYRHRRILQQQQSASVGVVDFQVEGTYDPYRVGLYYTKVQLGSPPKDYYVQIDTGSDVLWVSCASCNGCPTSTGLQIPLEFYDPSTSATSSKISCADQRCSQASQSGCSNNQCSYIFNYGDGSGTSGYYVSDLMHLNTIGLDSGSSNSSANVLFGCSTSQTGDLTIGDRAVDGIFGFGQQGLSIISQLSSQGIASNVFSHCLVGSDNGGGILVIGQIMDPNMVYTPLVQSQSHYNVNLQSISVNGQTLSIDPSTFAISENQRGTIIDSGTTLAYLTQDAYTPFVDAITQSVSQSVEPLISKGDQCYLITSSVSSIFPTVSLNFAGGSSMHLRPQDYLLQQNSNSVGGGAEMWCVGFQTIGNQGITILGDLVLKDKIIVYDLGNQRIGWSDYDCSSSVNVSSTSSGGRSEVVRGDSGLFGSSCSLHITRYELIPMLIIASILHTALSFSGSY, from the exons ATGCCGGTTTCTTTTCATGTCAGAAATCCGGTGACTTTAGCATTTTCCGGCGCCGTAATAATTGTGTTGTTGCAGGCGGCGGTCGTTCTTGGTGGGTTTCCGGCGACTTTAACGTTGGAAAGATCTTTTCCGGTGAACCATAGAATTGAATTGAGTAAACTTAGAGATAGAGATAGTTATAGACACCGTAGAATATTGCAACAACAACAATCTGCTTCAGTTGGTGTTGTTGATTTTCAAGTTGAAGGAACTTATGATCCTTATCGTGTTGG GCTTTATTATACAAAAGTACAATTGGGATCTCCTCCAAAGGACTATTATGTACAAATAGACACAGGAAGTGATGTTTTATGGGTCAGTTGCGCCTCATGCAACGGTTGCCCGACATCAACCGGACTCCAA ATTCCTCTCGAGTTCTACGACCCTTCAACATCAGCAACAAGTTCTAAAATTTCGTGTGCCGACCAACGGTGTTCTCAAGCTAGTCAATCTGGCTGCTCAAATAATCAGTGTAGTTACATATTCAATTATGGAGATGGTAGCGGAACGTCAGGTTATTATGTATCTGACTTGATGCATCTTAATACAATTGGTCTTGATTCTGGATCATCTAATTCTTCAGCCAATGTTTTATTTGG TTGTAGTACGTCGCAAACTGGTGACTTGACAATAGGTGATAGAGCAGTTGACGGAATATTTGGATTTGGTCAACAAGGTTTGTCGATAATTTCACAACTTTCTTCACAAGGGATTGCATCTAATGTATTCTCTCATTGTCTCGTTGGAAGCGACAATGGTGGGGGTATTTTGGTCATTGGTCAAATTATGGACCCAAATATGGTATATACTCCACTTGTTCAATCACA GTCGCATTATAATGTAAATCTACAGAGTATTTCAGTGAACGGCCAAACATTGTCCATCGATCCATCAACATTTGCAATATCCGAAAACCAACGAGGGACCATAATCGATTCGGGAACAACTTTGGCGTACCTAACCCAAGATGCTTACACACCATTTGTGGATGCT ATTACCCAATCGGTATCGCAGTCTGTGGAGCCGCTTATTTCAAAGGGAGATCAATGTTACCTAATCACTTCAAG TGTCTCGAGCATATTCCCAACAGTAAGTTTGAACTTTGCTGGTGGTTCTTCAATGCATCTTCGACCTCAGGACTACCTTCTTCAGCAGAACTCGAACTCTGTG GGCGGTGGGGCTGAGATGTGGTGCGTTGGCTTTCAAACAATTGGAAATCAAGGAATTACTATTTTAGGAG ACCTAGTACTCAAAGACAAGATTATTGTTTACGATTTGGGTAATCAGCGAATTGGATGGTCTGATTATGACT GTTCATCGTCTGTAAATGTGTCGTCCACTTCAAGTGGTGGCAGAAGTGAAGTTGTAAGGGGTGATTCTGGTCTGTTTGGCAGCAGTTGTTCATTACATATTACTCGTTATGAATTGATTCCGATGCTTATTATTGCTTCTATACTGCATACGGCATTGTCATTCAGCGGttcttattaa